Proteins encoded within one genomic window of Bacteroides sedimenti:
- a CDS encoding ABC-F family ATP-binding cassette domain-containing protein: MISVDGLTVEFGGSTLFSDISFVINEKDRIALMGKNGAGKSTLLKILAGVRQPTRGKISAPKDSVIAYLPQHLMTEDGRTVFEETAQAFAHLHEMEAEIERLNKELETRTDYESDSYMELIEHVSAISEKYYAIDATNYEADVEKALLGLGFMREDFDRQTSDFSGGWRMRIELAKLLLQKPDVLLLDEPTNHLDIESIQWLEDFLINSAKAVILISHDRKFVDNITTRTIEVTMGRIYDYKVNYSKYLQLRQERREQQQKAFEEQQKMIAENQEFIERFKGTYSKTNQVQSRVKMLEKLEILEVDEEDTSALRLKFPPSPRSGNYPVVMEGVGKTYEEKLIFSNANLTIERGDKVAFVGKNGEGKSTLVKCIMKEIEHTGTLTLGHNVQIGYFAQNQASLLDENLTVFQTIDDVAVGDIRNKIRDLLGAFMFGGEESTKKVKVLSGGERTRLAMIKLLLEPVNLLILDEPTNHLDLKTKDILKSALKDFDGTLIVVSHDRDFLDGLVTKVYEFGNKKVTEHLCGIYEFLEKKKMDSLAELERKK; encoded by the coding sequence ATGATTTCAGTAGACGGATTAACAGTTGAGTTCGGGGGGAGCACCCTTTTCAGTGATATTTCTTTTGTGATAAATGAGAAAGACCGTATTGCCCTGATGGGGAAAAACGGTGCAGGCAAAAGTACTTTATTGAAGATACTTGCCGGAGTACGCCAACCTACCCGGGGGAAAATATCAGCCCCGAAGGATAGCGTGATAGCTTACCTGCCTCAGCACTTGATGACGGAAGACGGGCGCACTGTTTTTGAAGAGACAGCGCAGGCTTTTGCACACCTTCATGAAATGGAGGCTGAAATTGAAAGGCTGAACAAAGAGCTGGAAACCAGAACGGACTACGAAAGCGACAGCTACATGGAACTTATTGAGCATGTGTCTGCCATCAGCGAAAAATATTATGCCATTGACGCCACCAATTATGAGGCGGATGTGGAAAAAGCATTACTGGGTCTGGGATTTATGCGTGAAGACTTCGACCGACAGACAAGCGACTTTAGCGGTGGATGGCGTATGCGCATCGAGCTGGCTAAACTGCTACTGCAAAAACCGGATGTGCTCTTACTGGATGAGCCAACCAATCACCTCGACATTGAGTCAATTCAATGGTTGGAAGATTTTCTTATCAACAGCGCCAAAGCGGTAATCCTGATCAGTCACGACCGCAAATTCGTCGACAACATTACCACCCGTACCATCGAGGTAACCATGGGGCGCATTTACGACTATAAAGTAAACTACTCTAAATACTTGCAACTCCGTCAGGAAAGACGTGAACAACAACAGAAAGCATTCGAGGAACAACAAAAGATGATTGCTGAGAATCAGGAATTCATCGAACGTTTCAAAGGTACTTATTCAAAAACCAACCAGGTGCAGAGCCGCGTAAAGATGTTGGAAAAGCTGGAGATTCTGGAAGTGGACGAGGAAGACACCTCTGCGTTACGATTGAAATTCCCTCCTTCTCCCCGTTCGGGAAACTATCCTGTTGTTATGGAGGGTGTAGGTAAAACCTATGAAGAAAAGCTGATATTCAGCAACGCCAACCTCACCATTGAACGTGGTGATAAGGTGGCTTTCGTAGGGAAGAACGGTGAAGGTAAGTCAACCCTTGTGAAATGTATCATGAAGGAGATTGAACATACCGGAACACTGACGCTGGGACACAATGTTCAAATTGGATATTTCGCACAAAACCAGGCATCACTCTTAGATGAGAATCTGACTGTCTTCCAGACTATTGACGATGTGGCTGTGGGGGATATCCGCAACAAGATACGCGACCTGCTGGGGGCATTTATGTTTGGCGGCGAAGAGTCGACAAAGAAAGTAAAGGTGCTTTCGGGAGGAGAACGCACCCGACTGGCGATGATTAAGTTACTGTTGGAACCGGTTAACTTACTGATTCTCGATGAGCCAACCAACCACTTAGACCTGAAAACAAAAGATATCCTGAAATCGGCACTGAAAGATTTCGACGGAACACTTATCGTGGTATCGCACGACCGTGACTTCCTGGACGGATTAGTGACCAAGGTGTATGAATTCGGTAACAAGAAGGTTACAGAACATCTGTGCGGCATTTACGAGTTCCTCGAAAAGAAAAAGATGGATTCGCTAGCCGAACTGGAACGGAAGAAATAA
- a CDS encoding RNA degradosome polyphosphate kinase: MENAYRYFKRDISWLSFNYRVLLEADDESLPLYERINFISIYSSNLEEFYKIRVADHKANVSGARTDEESIQSSLDTLEEINNEVNKQLEERVRIYEKKIIPALRENNVIFYQSKEVEPFHEEFVRNYFREEVFPFLQPVLISKGEIVSFLRDNRLYLAVRLFRKNCPEGDPSRVQYFVIKLPYSKAPRFVELPQHEGKYYLMYLEDIIKANIDTIFPGYDVDCCYNIKISRDADILIDDKLSGNIVEQVKKKVKKRKIGAVCRFVYDRQMPGDFLSFLMDAFHINLNELVQGEKHLNLEDLCHLPNPNKLLRINEKPLPMRLNYLDKSSSIFKYVKKRDLLVHYPYHSFEHFIHFLYEAVHDSMTKEIMITQYRAAENSAVINTLISAAQNGKKVTVFVELKARFDEENNLETAELMHKAGINIIYSIPGLKVHAKVALILRHSDKNSDKYIPSYAYISTGNFNEKTAKVYSDMGLFTSNKEIVEDLHTLFLTLEKKVERAQFKKLLVAQFNLIPELIKMINHEIELAREGKKGKIILKMNALQDQSMINELYRASESGVEIDLIVRGICCLIPGQPFSRNIKVTRIVDSFLEHARVWYFHNDGNPKVFIGSTDWMRRNLYRRIEAVTPILDEELKQEIIDILNIQLQDNKKACFVDENLQNRFKYNPSEAPIRSQYVIYNFLKDKNSLPLRPN, translated from the coding sequence ATGGAAAACGCTTATCGATACTTTAAACGCGATATCAGTTGGTTGTCTTTCAACTATCGTGTGCTGCTGGAGGCTGATGATGAAAGCCTTCCTCTTTATGAGCGCATTAATTTCATTTCAATATATTCTTCAAACCTGGAAGAGTTCTATAAAATCCGGGTTGCCGACCATAAAGCCAATGTTTCGGGTGCCCGGACTGATGAGGAATCTATTCAGAGCTCACTGGATACGCTTGAAGAGATCAATAATGAGGTAAACAAACAATTGGAAGAAAGGGTACGTATTTATGAAAAGAAAATAATTCCTGCACTGAGAGAGAATAATGTAATTTTCTATCAGAGCAAAGAGGTGGAACCTTTTCATGAAGAGTTTGTACGGAACTACTTTAGAGAGGAGGTCTTTCCTTTCTTACAACCCGTACTGATTTCTAAAGGTGAAATTGTATCGTTTCTGAGAGACAACCGGCTTTACCTTGCAGTGAGGTTGTTTAGGAAAAACTGTCCTGAAGGAGACCCTTCACGGGTTCAGTATTTTGTTATTAAACTACCATACAGCAAGGCGCCCCGCTTTGTAGAGCTTCCTCAGCACGAAGGAAAATACTATCTGATGTATCTGGAAGACATCATTAAAGCTAATATCGACACCATTTTTCCGGGATACGATGTGGACTGCTGTTACAACATCAAGATTTCGAGAGATGCAGATATCCTGATTGACGATAAATTGAGTGGAAACATTGTAGAACAGGTGAAGAAAAAGGTCAAAAAACGCAAAATAGGGGCCGTATGCCGTTTTGTATACGACCGTCAGATGCCGGGCGATTTTCTCAGCTTTCTGATGGATGCTTTCCATATTAACCTGAATGAACTGGTACAGGGTGAGAAGCACCTGAACCTGGAAGACTTGTGCCATCTGCCCAACCCCAATAAGCTGCTGAGGATAAACGAAAAGCCCCTACCCATGAGATTGAATTACCTGGACAAGAGCTCTTCTATCTTCAAGTATGTCAAAAAGAGGGATTTGCTGGTACACTACCCATACCATTCTTTCGAACATTTCATCCATTTCCTATACGAAGCGGTTCACGATAGCATGACCAAGGAAATTATGATTACTCAATACCGGGCTGCGGAAAACTCCGCCGTAATCAATACACTAATCAGTGCTGCGCAGAATGGGAAAAAAGTAACCGTATTCGTGGAACTGAAGGCTCGGTTTGACGAAGAAAACAATCTGGAAACGGCAGAACTGATGCATAAGGCAGGGATTAACATCATCTATAGCATACCAGGACTGAAGGTTCATGCCAAGGTAGCCCTGATTCTGAGACATAGCGACAAGAATAGCGACAAGTACATACCCAGCTACGCATACATCAGTACCGGAAACTTTAATGAAAAAACCGCAAAGGTATACTCGGACATGGGGTTATTTACATCGAATAAGGAAATTGTTGAAGACTTGCATACCTTATTCCTGACACTGGAAAAGAAGGTTGAAAGGGCACAGTTCAAGAAACTACTGGTGGCCCAGTTTAACCTGATTCCGGAACTCATCAAAATGATTAATCACGAGATAGAATTGGCAAGAGAGGGGAAGAAGGGAAAAATTATTCTAAAGATGAACGCGCTTCAGGATCAGAGCATGATCAACGAACTTTACCGCGCCTCGGAAAGTGGAGTGGAGATTGATCTGATTGTGAGAGGTATTTGTTGTCTGATTCCGGGGCAGCCTTTCAGCAGGAACATCAAGGTTACACGTATTGTGGACAGTTTTCTGGAACATGCACGGGTGTGGTATTTTCATAATGATGGAAACCCAAAAGTATTTATCGGCTCAACCGACTGGATGCGACGAAACCTATACCGGCGCATTGAGGCTGTCACCCCGATTCTCGATGAGGAACTGAAACAGGAAATAATTGATATACTGAACATTCAGCTGCAGGACAATAAGAAGGCGTGCTTTGTGGACGAGAATTTGCAAAATAGGTTTAAATACAATCCGTCGGAAGCACCTATAAGGTCACAATATGTTATCTACAATTTTCTGAAAGACAAAAATTCACTACCTTTGCGCCCAAATTAG
- a CDS encoding metallophosphoesterase family protein, with product MVRIGLLSDTHGYWDEKYLKYFEECDEIWHAGDIGSIEVAEKLAAFRPLRAVYGNIDGQDIRKLYPQINRFTVEGAEVLIKHIGGYPGNYDPSIQGSILVRPPKLFISGHSHILKVKYDKTLGMLHINPGAAGIYGFHKVRTMVRFVIDKGEFKDLEVIELAG from the coding sequence ATGGTAAGAATAGGGTTACTATCAGATACTCACGGCTATTGGGATGAGAAATATCTGAAGTATTTTGAGGAGTGTGATGAGATTTGGCATGCAGGAGACATTGGGTCGATCGAAGTGGCCGAAAAGCTTGCGGCTTTCAGACCGTTGCGGGCGGTTTATGGAAATATAGACGGACAAGATATCCGGAAATTGTATCCTCAAATCAACCGGTTTACAGTGGAAGGAGCCGAAGTTTTAATAAAGCACATCGGTGGTTATCCGGGAAATTACGACCCGTCAATTCAGGGAAGTATCCTGGTTCGTCCGCCAAAGTTGTTTATCAGCGGACACTCGCACATACTCAAGGTAAAATACGACAAGACCCTAGGAATGCTCCATATAAATCCGGGAGCGGCGGGGATATACGGTTTTCACAAAGTACGTACCATGGTTCGCTTCGTGATTGACAAGGGAGAGTTCAAGGACCTGGAGGTGATTGAACTTGCCGGGTAA